In the Podospora pseudocomata strain CBS 415.72m chromosome 5, whole genome shotgun sequence genome, one interval contains:
- a CDS encoding hypothetical protein (EggNog:ENOG503PHYN), with the protein MVEGGIATVCVANFPCAPCDSYDSSGVYKVWCPIKDEAFVWMFLFLCFDGLLLIPTIWSSKIWRADSSLSHFINILALVHCSRSILPTLSLIYTCLIVQKYRSEILHSGTLGSPHTLKKKKGGGNCKPNRTEPHPDPVVTGWCHSIDLVPNSAATMPFFKRYHFSHHHHRSSPPGDLEMSDFQHHPGHSRINSGKSSSVSSNSGYDLDDDAITPCPLLETTASHQTHHSHLRDLQPSHHRLSPNQHKYGSLSRTSSQERSASRSESWRSSQPRPFHGYVGGYDEEEEELDTEILWKQMLAVQDRFGCYNSARMRAALEGGDTSIPSKICLDLINDSIGEMPEDARQRIELFLEREGSGAMMRRGKWKKFWHRVIYV; encoded by the exons ATGGTTGAAGGGGGTATAGCCACCGTTTGTGTTGCCAATTTTCCATGCGCGCCGTGCGACTCTTATGACTCTAGTGGTGTATATAAGGTCTGGTGCCCTATCAAGGACGAAGCATTCGTCTGGatgtttctgtttctttgTTTCGACGGTTTGCTGCTGATACCGACAATCTGGTCATCTAAGATTTGGAGGGCCGACAGTTCTTTATCCCACTTTATCAATATCCTTGCCCTAGTGCACTGTTCGAGAAGCATACTGCCAACTCTATCTCTAATTTATACCTGTCTCATCGTTCAAAAGTACCGCTCAGAAATCCTGCATTCGGGAACACTAGGTAGCCCCCACAcgttgaaaaaaaaaaaggggggggggaattGCAAACCGAACAGGACGGAACCGCATCCGGACCCGGTTGTCACGGGATGGTGCCACAG CATTGACCTTGTCCCAAATTCAGCCGCGACCATGCCCTTTTTCAAAAGATACCACttttcacaccaccaccacaggtcatcaccacccggAGATCTAGAAATGTCAGAttttcaacaccaccccggACATTCGAGGATAAACTCTGGCAAGTCATCTTCagtcagcagcaacagcggcTACGatctcgacgacgacgccatCACGCCGTGTCCGCTGCTGGAGACAACAGCTAGCCATCAAACACACCACTCTCACCTCCGTGACCTTCAACcaagccaccaccgtctATCACCAAATCAACACAAATATGGCAGCCTGAGTCGAACCTCGAGCCAGGAAAGGTCGGCGTCGAGGTCCGAGTCGTGGAGGAGCAGCCAGCCTCGGCCATTCCACGGATATGTTGGGGGCTacgatgaggaagaggaagagttggaTACGGAAATCCTATGGAAGCAGATGCTGGCGGTGCAGGACAGGTTCGGGTGCTATAATTCAGCGAGAATGAGGGCGGCTCTGGAAGGGGGCGATACCTCGATTC CATCGAAAATATGCCTTGATCTCATCAACGACAGCATAGGTGAGATGCCCGAGGACGCAAGGCAGAGGATCGAGTTATTCCTCGAGAGGGAAGGCAGCGGCGCAatgatgagaagagggaagtggaagaagttTTGGCACAGGGTTATTTATGTCTGA
- the HGT1_2 gene encoding high affinity glucose transporter (EggNog:ENOG503NVJ9; COG:P): protein MWKIGNIYFIAAVAVIGGALFGFDISSMSAIISTQPYLCQFNQRGHDENGLCLGPTDDVQGGITAAMPGGSWLGALVSGIVSDAFGRKTSIQLGAIIWIIGSVVVCASVNIPMLAIGRVINGFSVGICSAQVPVYISEISPPSKRGRLIGFQQWAITWGILIMFFICYGSSFIPGTAAFRLPWGLQAVPAVLLFLGLVFLPESPRWLAKKDRWEQAVEVLTLIHGKGDPNSPWVIRELSEIREVVEFERANADVSYFELFTPGMINRTQVGVFTQIWSQLTGMNVMMYYITYVFTMAGLSEPGTNAVLLPSGIQFVINVVMTVPALLWMDRWGRRPTLLVGAFLMCFWLCINAGLFAVYGRAPYPGEFTSTAESMAVEGPPAKAIIAATYLFVASFAPTWGPVSWTYPPELFPLRLRGKAVALCTSANWAFNFALAYFVPAAFANITWRVYVIFATFCAAMFLHVFFMFPETANKPLEEIEEMFDDTKPGAIKYIGTPAWKTKNTRNLALRQERNETLSSEEKMGVSGEHKESAA from the exons ATGTGGAAGATCGGCAACATATATTTCATCGCCGCCGTGGCGGTGATCG GCGGAGCCTTGTTTGGCTTTGATATTTCGTCCATGTCGGCTATCATCTCGACCCAACCCTATCTCTGCCAGTTCAACCAAAGGGGCCATGATGAGAATGGCCTCTGTCTTGGACCCACTGACGACGTTCAGGGTGGTATCACTGCTGCCATGCCCGGCGGCTCTTGGCTCGGCGCTCTCGTGTCTGGCATTGTCTCGGATGCTTTTGGGCGCAAGACTTCGATTCAGCTTGGCGCCATTATCTG GATTATTGGTTCAGTGGTTGTATGCGCTTCGGTCAATATTCCCATGTTGGCCATTGGTCGCGTCATCAACGGGTTCTCGGTCGGAATATGCTCTGCCCAAGTTCCTGTGTACATCTCTGAAATCTCCCCTCCTTCGAAGCGCGGTCGTCTCATCGGTTTCCAACAATGGGCTATCACCTGGGGCATACTCATCATGTTCTTCATCTGCTACGGCAGCTCCTTCATCCCGGGCACCGCCGCCTTCCGTCTTCCTTGGGGTCTTCAAGCTGTTCCTGCCGTCCTCCTGTTCCTGGGACTGGTCTTTCTTCCGGAGTCCCCTCGCTGGCTCGCCAAGAAGGATCGTTGGGAGCAAGCCGTGGAAGTGCTGACGCTGATCCACGGAAAGGGAGATCCCAACTCTCCATGGGTCATAAGGGAGCTTTCGGAGATTCgcgaggtggtggagtttgAGCGCGCCAATGCTGATGTCAGCTACTTTGAGCTCTTCACTCCCGGCATGATTAACCGAACCCAGGTCGGCGTCTTTACGCAAATTTGGTCGCAGTTGACGGGCATGAATGTCATGATGTACTACATTACCTATGTTTTCACCATGGCAGGCCTGTCCGAGCCTGGTACCAACGCCGTCCTTCTCCCGAGCGGCATTCAGTTTGTCATCAATGTCGTGATGACCGTTCCCGCCCTCCTCTGGATGGATCGCTGGGGTCGCCGACCGACTCTCCTTGTGGGCGCATTCCTGATGTGTTTCTGGCTGTGTATCAACGCAGGCCTCTTTGCCGTCTACGGCCGCGCGCCCTACCCCGGAGAGTTCACCTCGACGGCAGAGTcgatggcggtggagggACCGCCCGCCAAGGCTATCATCGCCGCGACTTACCTGTTTGTCGCCTCATTTGCGCCCACGTGGGGTCCTGTCTCCTGGACCTACCCTCCCGAGCTGTTCCCCCTTCGTCTTCGTGGAAAAGCGGTTGCCCTGTGCACATCGGCAAATTGGGCCTTCAACTTTGCCCTGGCCTACTTTGTTCCTGCGGCCTTTGCCAACATTACCTGGAGGGTCTATGTTATTTTTGCGACATTCTGCGCAGCCATGTTCCTGCATGTATTTTTCATGTTTCCGGAAACCGCCAACAAGCCGcttgaggagattgaggagatgTTTGATGATACCAAGCCTGGCG CCATCAAGTATATTGGGACTCCCGCTTGGAAGACCAAAAATACGCGCAATCTAGCCCTCAGACAGGAGCGCAACGAAACGTTGTCGTCGGAGGAAAAGATGGGTGTCTCTGGAGAACACAAGGAATCAGCTGCTTGA
- a CDS encoding hypothetical protein (COG:S; EggNog:ENOG503P79Y): MAAQAEQHLSPHENTPIAAPEEPSANIDAPPSGITQSAPENLYHTTLTIIEHHESTSGATRTPYVLGTHTDLDSAKAWAQVALKESLNYSPSDFTKFVTQSSLHPYQEWPYGDNIQVYALSPSGQEFLVGVVTKPNVDKLPHHSHPGEGKEGAGPTVPQHETDTCCGHEDLHYILQTKWDFKHAKGDKNSTAFQRTELAGCCVPRKEAFEKAKSLLRGEKDRGMFAQYDERETGDEESEIDERRWVKGSGWPFGEEVVVHAVGHGGENYEVAVKSVSGAKRRRSKPRLEMGEMER; the protein is encoded by the coding sequence ATGGCTGCCCAAGCCGAACAGCATTTGTCGCCCCATGAGAATACGCCAATAGCAGCACCAGAGGAGCCATCAGCCAACATAGAcgctcctccctctggcaTTACGCAAAGCGCGCCAGAAAACCTTTATCACACGACACTGACAATCATCGAACACCACGAGTCGACCTCTGGAGCCACCCGCACCCCTTATGTCCTGGGAACCCACACCGATCTGGACTCCGCGAAAGCCTGGGCCCAGGTGGCCCTGAAAGAGTCGCTCAACTACTCGCCTTCGGATTTCACCAAGTTTGTCACCCAGTCGAGCCTCCATCCGTATCAGGAATGGCCTTACGGCGACAACATTCAGGTGTACGCCCTGTCCCCCTCGGGACAGGAATTCCTCGTCGGCGTCGTGACCAAGCCCAACGTGGACAAGCTGCCTCATCACTCCCACCCcggagaagggaaagaggGCGCCGGCCCGACGGTCCCGCAGCACGAGACGGATACCTGTTGTGGACATGAGGATTTGCATTACATCTTGCAGACAAAATGGGATTTCAAACATGCCAAAGGGGACAAGAACAGCACCGCGTTTCAGCGGACCGAGCTGGCGGGTTGCTGTGTGCCCCGGAAGGAGGCGTTTGAAAAGGCCAAGAGCTTGCTGCGCGGGGAGAAGGACCGGGGCATGTTTGCGCAGTATGACGAGCGGGAgacgggggatgaggagagcgAGATTGAcgagaggaggtgggtgaAGGGGTCGGGGTGGccgtttggggaggaggtggttgttcatgctgTTGGGCACGGTGGGGAGAATTATGAGGTGGCTGTCAAGTCTGTCAGTggggcgaagaggaggaggagtaagCCTCgtctggagatgggggagatggagcgTTGA
- a CDS encoding hypothetical protein (EggNog:ENOG503NUUR; COG:Q) gives MTSRTDFGQQTLGSEVAKVFADQIRGKTVLITGVSPKGIGSSTALNFASQAPGLLILASRTRARVEEVASQIKEAYPSVKLEIVLLDLSSQKSIRQAAAEVSRLTDKLDILVNNAGICVVTRQKTPEGIEQQFGTNHIGPFLFTNLLLPLLRKAGKTNPPGATRIISLTSAGHRLSPIRFSDYNFEGGKEVPPEEDHFKPLAGAFAKCTEDGYNGIVTYAQSKTANILFTFYLQKYLPSQGITAYTLHPGSILTDLSRDQDEELAAQFYKVAPYWKSPDEGSSTTLVAALDPALNDTKGLYLVDCQFTEPHHHAKDPVAAERLWRLSEELVGEKFALTV, from the exons ATGACTTCCCGGACGGATTTTGGCCAGCAAACGCTAGGATCGGAGGTGGCCAAGGTGTTTGCAGACCAGATCAGAGGAAAGACTG TGCTGATCACCGGCGTCAGTCCTAAAGGGATCGGATCTTCGACTGCTCTTAATTTTGCCTCTCAGGCCCCAGGGCTTCTCATTCTTGCATCTCGCACCCGAGCTCGCGTCGAAGAAGTAGCCTCCCAGATAAAAGAGGCATATCCATCTGTCAAACTCGAGATTGTCCTTCTCGACCTCAGTTCGCAAAAGTCCATCCGTCAAGCGGCTGCCGAAGTCTCCAGGCTCACAGACAAGTTGGACATTCTCGTTAACAACGCTGGAATCTGTGTTGTGACCCGCCAAAAGACACCGGAAGGCATCGAGCAGCAGTTTGGCACCAACCATATCGggccttttcttttcaccaacctccttcttcctttgTTGCGCAAGGCAGGCAAAACCAACCCTCCCGGGGCAACCAGAATCATCAGTCTCACCAGTGCCGGCCACAGGCTGTCTCCCATTCGGTTCTCGGATTACAACTttgaaggaggaaaagaagtcCCGCCAGAGGAGGACCATTTTAAGCCGTTGGCCGGGGCTTTTGCAAAGTGCACTGAGGATGGCTACAACGGGATCGTCACGTACGCGCAGAGCAAGACAGCCAATATCTTGTTTACCTTCTACCTGCAAAAATACCTGCCTTCTCAGGGGATTACGGCTTATACGCTGCACCCAGGAA GCATCTTGACCGACTTGAGCAGAGATCAAGACGAAGAGCTGGCGGCACAGTTCTACAAGGTGGCCCCGTACTGGAAATCTCCTGATGAAGGCTCATCCACCACGTTGGTTGCCGCCTTGGATCCGGCTTTGAACG ATACCAAAGGTTTATATCTGGTGGATTGCCAGTTCACAGAGCCACATCACCATGCCAAGGACCCTGTTGCTGCCGAGAGGCTATGGAGGCTGAGCGAGGAGTTGGTGGGAGAAAAGTTTGCCCTGACAGTTTGA
- a CDS encoding hypothetical protein (EggNog:ENOG503PQT9) has translation MPTLSEVVKRDHARITDAYHVLVETKPEERNADEFVWALARYLIVENLALIPALEYHISGGSERQRRLSDDYNSINAKLRHMAKYDPSEESFESALKAIWLDLEPHIREETDGDLDELERKMEPEDSRKLGQKYETLRDMLQRPYGAFGVPNAEIMDDVLGTTKEQLMERMGNGI, from the exons ATGCCTACCCTCTCAGAAGTCGTCAAACGCGACCATGCGCGCATCACCGACGCATATCATGTCCTCGTTGAAACCAAACCCGAGGAGCGCAACGCCGATGAGTTTGTTTGGGCCCTAGCCCGCTACCTTATCGTCGAGAACCTCGCTCTTATCCCAGCCTTGGAGTACCATATTTCCGGGGGATCAGAACGACAGCGGCGGTTGTCTGATGACTACAACAGT ATCAACGCGAAACTCCGCCACATGGCTAAATATGACCCATCAGAGGAGAGCTTCGAGTCGGCACTCAAGGCCATCTGGCTTGATCTGGAGCCTCACATCCGGGAAGAGACCGATGGGGACCTTGACGAACTCGAACGCAAGATGGAGCCTGAGGATTCACGAAAGCTGGGGCAAAAGTACGAGACACTCAGAGACATGTTGCAGCGTCCATATGGCGCGTTTGGGGTTCCAAATGCTGAAATCATGGATGACGTGCTTGGCACCACAAAAGAGCAGCTGATGGAGAGAATGGGCAACGGAATCTGA
- a CDS encoding hypothetical protein (COG:S; EggNog:ENOG503P28Q) — translation MSTQLKELRLPQLVEERRKHELQQQQLHHQLPPPCLDEEQHAQLFFTFNSASSSSDFALPSPVTPTFSRSSQQARFSSSSSSLETTDSPASPSHPIHVIKSPTKLPLPDVQEDPSEREDDDTAFIVSEYGDTEFPTWSYCLCDAGCSCDYNNDTRKGRSTHPYSRPGSDYDLGSLSDGDFNGSPRSRKRRVGSDAGIASWGTRLGSRLTSLPRWRSASVSRRANLAFSPASDPALAEQRRPSFSHAASSRSSSVSVPATARVPESVPATPALSFYESTDSIVPTSPLDIQPAAMGKSLERDRSMATTPLLPPMMMEKAGHQTHPQSLQASPLQSPAVVPSPMPEFPVQAPYPTPPLSTKASFTSLRRGTVSSIFSDLPSPVVMTPTILVEQQPDAWSDRLGHANFTIDPKPYVPEKADLATFQAFCSDWNLARTNYAKHLGRTGEHYGTTSKTYALTEAKWADIEREWQQAEQVLIQRVGQSGNGNPSIISHLRRTAEEMVPCGIPQIQNNDGKFPALGDSEIVGPMARDAVMVRDGHDEKRSASIWLKNLAEKVGLRK, via the exons ATGTCGACCCAATTAAAGGAACTACGGCTGCCgcagctggtggaggagaggaggaaacacgagcttcagcagcagcaactacaccaccagctcccaccaccatgtcTTGACGAAGAGCAGCACGCTCAGCTGttcttcaccttcaactcggcctcatcatcgtccgaCTTCGCTCTGCCGTCACCTGTCACGCCAACCTTTTCGCGCTCCAGCCAGCAAGCCAGGTTCTCCagctcgtcatcgtctcTCGAAACCACCGACAGCCCGGCTtcgccctcccaccccatACATGTCATCAAGTCGCCTACCAAACTGCCACTGCCGGATGTTCAGGAGGACCCATCAGAGAGGGAGGACGACGACACGGCCTTTATTGTGTCCGAGTATGGGGACACTGAATTCCCTACCTGGTCCTACTGCTTGT GTGATGCTGGATGTTCATGCGATTACAATAACGACACCAGGAAAGGTAGAAGCACCCATCCCTACTCGAGACCTGGATCAGACTACGACTTGGGGTCTCTGAGCGACGGTGATTTCAACGGAAGCCCACGGTCTAGGAAAAGGCGCGTCGGATCCGACGCAGGGATTGCGAGCTGGGGGACCAGGCTTGGTTCAAGATTGACAAGCCTGCCGCGTTGGAGATCGGCATCCGTGTCCAGGCGTGCCAACCTGGCGTTTTCACCCGCATCTGATCCAGCTCTTGCAGAACAACGAAGGCCCAGCTTCTCTCATGCCGCCTCGAGCAGATCGTCATCCGTCTCTGTGCCGGCCACGGCCCGCGTCCCCGAGTCTGTTCCCGCAACGCCTGCGCTATCATTCTACGAGAGCACCGACAGTATTGTGCCAACTTCTCCCCTTGATATCCAGCCAGCGGCCATGGGAAAAAGTCTGGAGCGGGACCGATCCATGGCCAccacccctcttctcccacctatgatgatggagaaagCCGGTCACCAAACCCATCCGCAGTCGCTTCAGGCGTCGCCTTTGCAGTCGCCCGCAGTGGTGCCCTCCCCGATGCCCGAGTTTCCAGTGCAGGCGCCCTACCCGACACCTCCCCTCAGCACAAAGGCGTCTTTCACCTCTCTCCGCCGAGGAACTGTGTCGAGCATCTTCAGCGACCTTCCTTCTCCCGTGGTGATGACTCCCACCATACTTgtggagcagcagccagaTGCATGGTCGGACCGTCTGGGACACGCAAACTTCACCATTGACCCAAAGCCATATGTTCCCGAGAAGGCGGATCTGGCCACCTTTCAAGCATTCTGTTCAGACTGGAACCTGGCCAGGACCAATTACGCAAAGCATCTCGGGCGGACCGGAGAACACTACGGCACCACCTCCAAGACGTACGCCCTCACCGAGGCCAAGTGGGCCGACATTGAGAGGGAGTGGCAGCAGGCGGAGCAAGTCCTGATCCAGAGGGTGGGTCAGTCTGGGAACGGCAACCCTTCCATTATCTCGCATTTGCGACGGACGGCCGAAGAAATGGTTCCGTGTGGAATTCCCCAAATCCAGAATAATGACGGCAAGTTTCCGGCACTAGGAGATTCCGAGATTGTGGGGCCCATGGCACGCGATGCTGTCATGGTCCGCGACGGACACGACGAGAAGAGGAGCGCCTCGATCTGGTTGAAGAATTTGGCCGAGAAGGTTGGCCTGAGAAAGTAA
- a CDS encoding hypothetical protein (COG:S; EggNog:ENOG503P2ZW) → MRSPTAVTADDHQRYQYKPLPTGTSIRVLQIKGVQEGKLCISLELIDLADDPFFYALSYTWGNPHANGVDFTEHFNAVSGEYTSESKTETVCHGKSIYIQTNLADFLQELQSSLEQQDSPFQIPRSHEFRIWVDAVCINQDDLEERAFQVQMMGDVYRKAARTIIWLGRGDQYTTDAVEAISKLAACPQDVFVQSNITPFRQQEPDVYTASGVPYISWMEWCSLAAFFKRQWFSRLWIVQEVILSRELSLMCGSHQICWEVLVTAARTVEARCKVLGFSPSTLFMQAHEIAVALEHNTVQLARWRDFYYGTSAPEPQTRMTFENLIYDTWIFSATDPRDKVYGMFGLMKTDLKAKMAVDYTSPVELVYALTTKHMIDHYSSLQILSCVQDASIRRIKPSPSWTPDLSLPYFNMMCSNGFFCAAGLENKTPQLLPSSSWDRLKLKGCLFDTIVETGNDRTNHVNSSVLLDPSWFELCMLLSQPYQHTGEPRTEVLWRTLCANQTSESVVPAPKDYGILFKELLSAMIMVRAEIESEAYAEDQAKQEARGDPGPPPDCCTGFMDALGKAKEKWTFAEFDTLGREEILRHLCQRPRFLSSDRHGWLIYTLTKLQILASTEDNPNTPNWEELEQFFYNPTYVMRRKKGHDIVLVRQNDERFSASFHKRYGKHKLFLTEKGYLGLGPASAKVGDVVAILAGAEGPFILRHGHPGCDIGEENQEERKEKEGENEVMSLVGQAYVHGIMNGEAVEEGFKLREIELA, encoded by the coding sequence ATGAGGTCACCAACCGCTGTGACGGCCGATGATCACCAACGCTACCAGTACAAACCCCTTCCAACAGGAACATCCATCAGGGTACTCCAAATCAAGGGTGTACAAGAGGGAAAGCTCTGCATTTCTCTCGAGTTGATCGATCTTGCGGACGACCCTTTCTTCTACGCCCTATCCTATACTTGGGGCAACCCTCATGCCAATGGCGTGGACTTCACCGAGCACTTCAACGCCGTCTCGGGCGAGTACACCAGCGAGTCAAAAACCGAGACTGTTTGTCACGGAAAAAGCATTTACATACAGACCAACTTGGCCGATTTTCTTCAGGAGCTCCAGAGCTCTCTCGAACAGCAAGACAGTCCCTTCCAAATACCCCGCAGTCATGAATTCCGGATCTGGGTTGACGCTGTCTGCATCAACCAAGATGATCTCGAAGAGCGGGCTTTCCAGGTTCAGATGATGGGAGATGTGTACCGAAAAGCGGCCCGGACAATCATCTGGCTGGGTCGTGGAGATCAGTACACCACAGACGCTGTCGAGGCCATTTCAAAATTGGCAGCATGTCCCCAAGACGTCTTTGTTCAAAGCAATATTACCCCCTTTCGCCAGCAAGAACCTGATGTCTACACCGCGAGTGGTGTGCCCTACATTAGTTGGATGGAGTGGTGCAGTTTAGCCGCTTTTTTCAAAAGACAGTGGTTTTCCCGCTTGTGGATTGTCCAGGAGGTCATCCTCTCCCGAGAGCTCTCTCTGATGTGCGGCAGTCACCAGATTTGCTGGGAAGTCCTAGTGACAGCAGCACGCACCGTTGAGGCTCGCTGCAAAGTCCTGGGCTTCAGTCCCAGCACTCTCTTCATGCAAGCTCACGAAATTGCAGTTGCCTTGGAGCACAATACCGTCCAGTTGGCCCGCTGGAGAGATTTCTACTATGGCACCTCGGCACCGGAACCACAGACCAGGATGACTTTTGAGAACCTCATCTACGATACCTGGATCTTTTCAGCCACCGATCCCCGCGATAAAGTCTATGGCATGTTTGGACTGATGAAGACGGATCTCAAGGCAAAGATGGCTGTGGATTACACCAGTCCTGTCGAGCTTGTCTATGCACTGACGACCAAACACATGATCGACCATTACTCGTCACTGCAAATCCTGTCATGTGTTCAAGACGCTTCTATCAGAAGGAtcaaaccctccccatcatggaCGCCCGATCTCTCACTGCCATACTTCAACATGATGTGCTCGAATGGCTTCTTCTGCGCGGCTGGGCTGGAGAACAAGACACCGCAGCTTCTGCCTTCATCGTCCTGGGACCGCCTGAAGTTGAAGGGCTGCCTATTTGACACCATCGTGGAGACGGGAAATGACAGAACGAACCACGTCAATTCCTCTGTTTTGCTTGATCCCTCTTGGTTTGAATTGTGCATGTTGCTCTCGCAACCCTATCAACATACAGGGGAGCCACGAACAGAGGTTCTTTGGAGGACCCTGTGCGCGAACCAAACTTCTGAATCTGTTGTCCCTGCTCCGAAGGACTATGGGATTCTTTTCAAAGAGTTATTGTCAGCGATGATCATGGTCAGGGCAGAGATTGAGTCAGAGGCATATGCAGAGGACCAAGCCAAGCAGGAAGCCAGAGGTGATCCTGGGCCGCCACCGGATTGCTGCACAGGCTTTATGGATGCACTGGGTAAGGCTAAAGAAAAGTGGACATTCGCCGAGTTCGACACATTGGGCCGGGAGGAAATCCTGCGTCATCTCTGCCAGAGACCGAGATTCCTGAGCTCTGATCGGCATGGCTGGTTGATTTATACTCTGACAAAACTCCAGATCTTGGCTTCAACGGAAGACAACCCAAATACACCAAActgggaggagctggaacaGTTCTTTTACAACCCAACTTATGTCATGAGAAGAAAGAAGGGCCATGACATTGTGCTCGTTCGACAAAACGATGAGCGATTCTCGGCTAGTTTTCATAAGAGATATGGGAAGCACAAGTTGTTTCTGACGGAAAAGGGGTATCTTGGACTGGGGCCAGCGAGCGCCAAAGTGGGAGATGTTGTTGCGATTCTGGCTGGTGCAGAGGGGCCTTTTATTCTGCGCCATGGCCATCCAGGATGTGACATTGGAGAAGAAAACCAGGAGGAacggaaagaaaaagagggagagaaTGAAGTGATGAGTCTTGTGGGGCAGGCGTATGTTCATGGCATCATGAACGGTGAAGCTGTGGAGGAAGGCTTTAAGCTTCGAGAAATCGAACTGGCTTGA